A window of the Tachyglossus aculeatus isolate mTacAcu1 chromosome 2, mTacAcu1.pri, whole genome shotgun sequence genome harbors these coding sequences:
- the LOC119921579 gene encoding coiled-coil domain-containing protein 130-like — protein sequence MGERKGVNKYYPPDFNPSKHGSLNRYQNSHPLRERARKLSQGILIIRFEMPYNMWCDGCKNHIGMGVRYNAEKKKVGNYYTTPIYRFRMKCHLCINYIEMQTDPANCDYVIVSGARRKEERWDMEDNEQILTTEGEEKKKLETDAMFRLEHGTADRGKLHRAIPTLSNIQEAQSTWKDDFALNSMLRWKFREEKKVIKEEEEKDLALQTKASLSIPLVRESEEDRKLAALFKYHSLDSYEAKQKLKRAKISGRPWFSPTSMPGSGGKANDVLKKLAIGRKPSTSNPSLRVSNLGIVLRKSKEECENPAGDFVTGGVLEALGANEGEESSWEVVQDSFCGPTDPECPQETESKRATITTSISSSLVADYSDTESD from the coding sequence ATGGGTGAAAGAAAAGGGGTAAACAAGTATTACCCTCCTGACTTCAATCCATCCAAGCACGGCTCTCTTAATCGGTACCAGAATAGCCACCCTCTGCGGGAGAGAGCACGGAAGCTCTCACAGGGCATCCTTATCATTCGGTTTGAGATGCCCTACAACATGTGGTGTGATGGCTGTAAAAACCACATCGGCATGGGTGTGCGTTACAATGCCGAAAAGAAGAAGGTTGGAAATTACTACACCACACCAATCTACAGGTTCCGGATGAAGTgtcacctctgcatcaactataTCGAAATGCAGACCGACCCCGCCAACTGTGACTACGTGATCGTGAGTGGCGCCCGGCGGAAGGAGGAGCGCTGGGACATGGAGGATAACGAACAGATCTTAACcacggagggagaggagaagaagaagttgGAGACGGATGCCATGTTCCGCCTAGAGCACGGCACGGCCGACCGCGGGAAGCTGCACAGGGCCATTCCCACCCTGTCGAATATTCAGGAGGCCCAGAGCACCTGGAAGGATGATTTTGCCCTCAACAGCATGCTGAGGTGGAAGtttagggaagaaaaaaaagtcatcaaggaggaagaagagaaggatctGGCTCTGCAAACCAAGGCGAGTCTCAGCATCCCCCTGGTCCGGGAGTCCGAGGAGGATCGGAAGCTGGCTGCCTTATTCAAGTACCACAGCCTAGACTCTTACGAGGCCAAACAGAAACTGAAACGGGCCAAGATCTCCGGCCGCCCCTGGTTCTCTCCGACCTCAATGCCTGGGTCGGGCGGCAAAGCCAACGATGTCCTGAAGAAGCTGGCCATCGGCAGGAAACCCTCAACCAGCAATCCCTCCCTTAGAGTGAGCAACCTGGGCATCGTCCTGCGGAAATCCAAGGAGGAGTGTGAGAACCCGGCAGGGGATTTTGTGACCGGCGGTGTCCTAGAAGCCCTCGGGGCgaatgagggagaagagagctcttgggaagtggtcCAGGACAGCTTCTGTGGCCCAACGGACCCAGAGTGCCCTCAAGAAACAGAGTCCAAGAGGGCTACTATCACCACTAGCATCAGCTCTTCCTTAGTTGCGGATTACTCGGACACCGAAAGTGACTGA